One genomic window of Gracilinema caldarium DSM 7334 includes the following:
- a CDS encoding DUF190 domain-containing protein has product MHSEEKDLLLRIFIGENDHHQGRPLYEVIVKKARELGLAGATVQRGIMGFGADSKLKSAHILDLSNDMPIIIEIIDIPEQIDKILPFLDEVVTEGLVTMETIRVIKYRDHRGTSTKLV; this is encoded by the coding sequence ATGCATAGTGAAGAAAAAGACCTCCTTCTGAGGATTTTTATCGGAGAAAATGACCATCATCAAGGTCGCCCCCTCTACGAGGTCATCGTAAAAAAAGCCCGTGAGTTAGGTCTGGCAGGTGCAACAGTCCAGAGAGGCATTATGGGATTTGGGGCTGATAGCAAACTAAAAAGCGCCCATATACTCGATCTGTCCAACGATATGCCGATTATAATTGAAATTATTGATATACCTGAACAGATCGATAAAATTCTCCCCTTTCTTGATGAGGTTGTTACCGAAGGTCTCGTAACCATGGAAACGATACGGGTTATTAAGTATCGGGATCATCGTGGAACTAGTACCAAGCTGGTATAA
- a CDS encoding OsmC family protein, with the protein MQHEINCTWNNNMSFTAEVGGHKISLDADAAVGGNNTGPTPKPLLLVSLAGCTGMDVISILKKMREPVSYFNVRVQGDLTEEHPKTYTTIKIIYEFKASDGLKDENVRKAISLSQDRYCGVSALLKKALPVEFEVQYI; encoded by the coding sequence ATGCAACATGAAATTAACTGTACGTGGAATAACAACATGTCTTTTACGGCCGAAGTCGGCGGCCACAAAATCTCTCTGGACGCGGATGCGGCAGTAGGCGGTAACAATACCGGCCCAACGCCTAAACCGCTTCTCCTTGTTTCCCTTGCAGGCTGTACCGGTATGGATGTGATTTCCATACTCAAAAAGATGCGGGAACCCGTATCCTATTTTAACGTGCGGGTCCAGGGGGATCTAACCGAAGAACACCCTAAAACCTATACTACCATTAAAATTATCTACGAATTTAAAGCCTCCGACGGCCTTAAGGATGAAAACGTCCGCAAAGCTATCAGCCTTTCACAGGATCGCTATTGCGGAGTCAGTGCGCTTCTTAAAAAGGCGCTTCCTGTCGAGTTCGAAGTTCAGTATATCTAG
- a CDS encoding CHASE2 domain-containing protein translates to MKHLKFVPFIIALLISGIYILSIPDLPLGPMYDLLMKLRPRLEAPADLVVIDTTNLDGDPITSDDVVRLLITLSAMESRLAVFQTRVHLPDEHQSFSSTERQRLVQREFARIQKNIINLFDGIRLGSVRPQDAARYVQDVTGLVEESKNRLLLTIAESGNIRELELEKARALFNRIIVCDDLEWGRSAGSALEVWGGQAVYSSVDRDADGMLRRIYPVRELPNKQLVHAGMALLLYTIGGDATIEGSVNTLSIRNEKVQYVLPLDTRGRFLVHHTESYKTIPLKDILAYQEQEKKLYEALKEMERSGYFIHLDPLQYPTTLYEYTQSLEMEVLDSPLPDLLRQWREARKAFYKAVSEYLQGPAEQTILKGYDALLVTENLKEGGKERIASLKELVSQSFSWARKAYDELMVLYTQLESVLYNGYCIVGSTSGDAEASVALLSTILSRSFIYPGKPLYLFLANTVVLLVLFIMSTLFSPLWFFVFSVILAIICLFINAGLFVIGGYWYAPIIPVGIVLGSSLLYLLEQALLLLYMRRHQELALKYRMSQDAFKTHLRSIPLHDLAVVPKPVDIQEMEALILCVRHASFLGDGPSIPLKDFAQDVKVFRHKTAELIKSYGGTILWMDGEVLFAAFGFPHRASLPSWNPAREALTAAQNIVTTFSDEPVTVGIDYGISAFYFDVLSGYSALGRISIHARVLSGLAGRYQVRLLCSESAINYIQNHIDEPLGASFIDTLVDKQEQRDIRFFTIPYNGHSGL, encoded by the coding sequence ATGAAACATCTGAAGTTTGTGCCCTTTATTATAGCTCTGCTTATATCAGGGATATATATTCTGAGCATTCCTGACCTTCCCTTAGGACCAATGTATGATCTCTTGATGAAATTGAGGCCCAGGCTGGAAGCTCCCGCAGATCTTGTGGTGATTGATACTACCAATCTAGATGGAGATCCCATTACTTCAGACGATGTGGTTCGTTTGCTCATAACCCTCTCTGCTATGGAAAGTCGTCTGGCGGTGTTTCAAACCAGGGTCCATTTGCCCGATGAGCATCAAAGCTTCAGCAGTACCGAACGTCAGCGGCTAGTACAGAGAGAATTTGCACGGATTCAGAAAAATATTATCAATCTATTTGATGGTATCCGTTTGGGTTCGGTACGGCCTCAGGATGCCGCGCGGTATGTTCAGGATGTAACGGGCCTTGTGGAAGAAAGTAAAAATCGGCTTCTCCTCACTATCGCCGAATCAGGTAATATAAGGGAATTGGAGCTCGAAAAGGCCCGTGCTCTTTTTAACCGAATCATTGTATGTGATGACCTTGAGTGGGGGCGTTCTGCAGGAAGTGCACTGGAAGTTTGGGGCGGGCAGGCCGTGTATTCCAGCGTAGATAGGGATGCTGACGGTATGTTACGGCGAATCTATCCGGTACGAGAACTGCCTAATAAACAACTGGTCCATGCTGGTATGGCCCTGCTCCTATACACCATAGGTGGAGATGCTACCATTGAAGGTTCTGTGAATACCCTCAGTATAAGAAATGAAAAGGTCCAGTATGTGCTTCCTCTGGATACTCGCGGCCGCTTTCTGGTTCATCATACTGAATCCTATAAAACGATACCATTAAAAGATATACTTGCCTATCAGGAACAGGAAAAAAAACTTTACGAAGCCCTCAAAGAAATGGAGCGGTCCGGTTATTTTATTCATCTGGATCCCCTCCAGTATCCTACTACATTATATGAATATACCCAGTCTCTGGAAATGGAGGTATTGGATTCACCTCTGCCAGATCTATTACGACAATGGCGTGAAGCTCGAAAAGCGTTTTATAAAGCTGTATCAGAGTATCTTCAGGGCCCTGCAGAACAGACTATTCTTAAGGGCTATGATGCACTACTTGTAACAGAGAACCTGAAGGAAGGAGGCAAGGAACGAATTGCTTCTCTTAAAGAACTGGTTTCCCAATCCTTTAGCTGGGCACGGAAAGCCTACGATGAACTGATGGTGTTGTATACTCAACTAGAATCGGTTCTTTATAATGGTTACTGCATTGTCGGTTCCACATCGGGAGATGCAGAAGCTAGTGTGGCCTTGCTCAGTACTATCCTGTCCCGTTCTTTTATCTATCCTGGAAAACCCCTCTATCTTTTTCTGGCAAATACGGTTGTTCTTCTCGTACTCTTTATCATGAGTACTCTGTTTTCTCCCCTCTGGTTTTTTGTGTTTTCTGTTATTTTAGCAATCATTTGTCTCTTTATTAATGCTGGGCTTTTTGTTATAGGTGGATACTGGTATGCACCAATTATACCGGTAGGTATCGTGTTAGGTTCATCGCTGCTTTATCTGCTTGAACAGGCTCTGCTCTTACTATATATGCGCCGCCATCAGGAACTGGCGCTGAAATATCGCATGTCACAGGATGCCTTTAAAACCCATCTCCGGTCTATTCCCCTGCATGATCTGGCGGTGGTCCCAAAACCAGTCGATATTCAAGAAATGGAAGCCCTTATTCTGTGTGTACGGCATGCATCCTTTTTAGGCGATGGCCCTTCCATCCCTCTTAAAGATTTTGCCCAGGATGTGAAAGTTTTTCGGCACAAAACAGCAGAATTGATCAAGTCATATGGTGGTACGATCCTGTGGATGGACGGTGAGGTACTCTTTGCAGCCTTTGGTTTTCCCCACCGCGCTTCTCTGCCTTCCTGGAATCCTGCTCGAGAAGCCCTGACTGCAGCCCAGAACATTGTTACTACTTTTTCTGATGAACCGGTGACGGTGGGTATTGATTATGGGATTTCTGCCTTTTATTTTGATGTTCTTTCTGGATATTCTGCCCTTGGCAGAATCAGTATTCATGCACGGGTCTTATCTGGTCTTGCCGGACGCTATCAGGTTCGACTACTCTGTTCAGAATCCGCTATAAACTATATACAAAATCACATTGATGAACCCCTTGGCGCATCATTCATCGATACACTGGTGGATAAGCAGGAACAGCGGGATATCAGATTCTTTACTATCCCTTATAACGGTCATTCAGGATTGTAA
- a CDS encoding DUF4398 domain-containing protein encodes MKRNSMYLTGIALVSLVVLFSCAKPPTAEMDAATAAVAKAQSDPNVTLYAPESLKRATDSLTKMKAEADAKRYDTAKALAQETIKLADQAIADGSTGLERAKDEAAGLIASCKSLVLEVTNTLNGAKKVARVKLNVTDITKQFNNAKATLASAEKDQGDGNFKGAIDKGKSARTTLSDILSTISGAVQAASKKK; translated from the coding sequence ATGAAACGAAACAGTATGTATCTTACAGGAATTGCATTGGTATCCCTGGTCGTACTTTTTTCCTGTGCAAAACCGCCAACAGCTGAAATGGACGCAGCCACAGCAGCGGTAGCAAAAGCTCAATCTGATCCTAATGTAACCCTATATGCTCCAGAATCGCTGAAACGGGCAACCGATTCTCTTACCAAAATGAAAGCAGAAGCCGATGCGAAACGGTATGATACTGCAAAAGCTCTAGCCCAGGAAACCATAAAACTTGCTGATCAGGCTATTGCCGATGGCAGTACAGGACTTGAACGGGCTAAGGATGAAGCGGCTGGACTCATTGCTTCATGTAAGTCCTTAGTACTGGAAGTAACCAATACGCTGAATGGTGCGAAGAAAGTCGCCCGTGTTAAACTTAACGTTACCGATATAACGAAACAATTCAATAATGCAAAAGCCACGCTGGCATCTGCAGAAAAAGATCAAGGGGATGGTAATTTTAAAGGAGCCATAGATAAGGGAAAATCGGCCCGAACAACCCTGAGTGATATTCTTTCCACAATCAGCGGGGCTGTTCAAGCTGCATCAAAGAAAAAATAA
- a CDS encoding epoxyqueuosine reductase, whose protein sequence is MDPASIADYIRTEAYDKGFSRVRFLSPYNPGTIFNRLDGTDNHWKGAPSLLVVALPYGNSGIAGALGQPSTIAPFARRNYYAEAVTRLKDVAKNVRARFGGQRSDYRILCNSPVPEKPLALLCGLGWLGKNSLIITPEAGSLVIIAAMTLPFQLPGDSPLSGVFLGARALAFPACKVCGDSPACMNACPTKALSGDGTVQTDRCIQWYASGNGTTVPNFVADVWENQLYGCTYCQDACPYNKKKIKGSDTERGKLPEFFTAEWVLSSSDESIRKAVQGSALGMQWLGPVSLRRNASLVLRRKSSV, encoded by the coding sequence ATGGACCCAGCGTCAATAGCAGATTATATACGAACTGAGGCTTATGATAAAGGATTTTCCCGGGTACGATTCCTTTCTCCATACAATCCTGGTACTATTTTTAACCGATTGGACGGTACTGACAATCATTGGAAGGGGGCGCCTTCTCTTTTAGTCGTTGCACTTCCCTACGGTAATTCTGGTATTGCAGGGGCTTTAGGTCAACCTTCAACGATTGCGCCTTTTGCACGGCGAAATTATTATGCTGAAGCGGTTACCAGACTTAAGGACGTGGCAAAGAATGTGCGGGCCCGCTTTGGTGGTCAGCGATCTGATTATCGAATTCTATGTAATTCACCAGTCCCAGAAAAGCCGCTTGCTCTCCTCTGTGGTTTAGGCTGGCTTGGTAAAAACAGCCTTATTATCACTCCTGAAGCGGGATCCCTCGTTATTATAGCCGCAATGACCTTGCCTTTTCAGCTTCCTGGAGATTCCCCCTTGTCCGGAGTATTCCTCGGAGCACGGGCTTTGGCTTTCCCTGCTTGCAAAGTCTGTGGAGACAGCCCAGCTTGTATGAATGCTTGCCCTACCAAGGCTCTCTCCGGTGATGGCACTGTCCAAACTGATCGATGTATCCAATGGTATGCATCGGGGAATGGTACTACGGTACCTAATTTTGTAGCAGATGTCTGGGAAAACCAGCTGTATGGTTGTACCTACTGTCAAGATGCGTGTCCTTATAATAAAAAAAAGATTAAGGGATCAGACACAGAGCGGGGAAAATTACCGGAGTTTTTTACAGCAGAATGGGTTCTTTCCTCTTCCGATGAATCGATACGAAAGGCTGTGCAAGGATCAGCCCTGGGTATGCAATGGCTTGGCCCGGTGTCCCTTCGGCGCAATGCCAGTCTTGTACTGCGCCGAAAGTCCTCGGTATAG
- a CDS encoding DUF5312 family protein, translating to MAIEFLEKLLSLFTGGMDSESEKRRQLKQIARDITKNRYKFYKIRGEEVQPLFAKLFYDIYKVLSPSQVFLQNADKSNQLKQLVIETFLDKPLLNLQERLSEESIKERAKTTTIKELAQQLNNDLTNFIAGFDGERSNAIDRCYNQILTFVQLVNFDYFFLLKKFDANISERNFTYKPQFEPIRGEYISDDIKDFLEVLYAIDFDQDWKQAFSALKTYKGVEVVAIDQWNRLVNIFRDLKRAGIFELMVRHIDKNPSWLPKPHIPNEYILDAYLQKTRTQVEVFIQQLVQERRNAKIEELAKAIFGTSAVIRLKNYTEKANVTFQKKMLGGYIHIQGLNFLKAFLLDYFKKDIRELCDLLLVRGQWSTNILSQQLSEGYHELMAISDKLITFDDSLADDGDMGGRLRIAMAKAERDKEHIKYVRTLLKGVNDEALKFINLSAQNLIIVGKNLKQVLEDYQRTPHELIINWKDIENSSEKPIDQRITEVYKIIYYFIQLMQFFVKQEQTPGQ from the coding sequence ATGGCAATTGAGTTTCTAGAAAAGCTGTTATCTCTTTTTACCGGCGGAATGGATAGTGAATCTGAAAAACGCCGTCAGCTAAAACAAATTGCTCGGGATATTACAAAGAATAGATACAAATTTTACAAGATTCGAGGCGAAGAGGTTCAACCTCTTTTTGCTAAACTCTTTTACGATATTTATAAAGTCCTTTCCCCATCCCAGGTTTTTTTACAGAATGCCGATAAATCTAATCAGCTTAAACAATTAGTTATAGAAACATTCCTCGACAAGCCTCTGCTCAATTTACAAGAACGACTTTCAGAAGAGTCCATTAAAGAACGGGCAAAAACAACAACAATTAAGGAACTGGCGCAACAGCTTAACAATGATCTTACTAATTTTATTGCAGGTTTCGATGGAGAACGGAGTAATGCTATCGATCGCTGTTATAACCAGATACTTACCTTTGTACAGCTCGTTAATTTTGATTATTTCTTTCTCCTTAAAAAATTTGATGCAAACATTTCAGAACGCAATTTTACCTATAAGCCCCAGTTTGAACCTATCAGGGGTGAATACATCAGCGATGACATCAAAGATTTTTTGGAAGTCCTTTATGCCATCGATTTTGACCAAGATTGGAAACAAGCCTTTTCTGCTCTTAAAACCTATAAGGGAGTCGAGGTTGTCGCTATTGACCAATGGAACAGGTTAGTTAATATATTCCGGGATCTAAAACGGGCTGGTATTTTTGAACTTATGGTCCGCCATATTGACAAAAATCCTAGCTGGCTTCCTAAACCACATATTCCCAATGAATATATACTAGACGCGTATCTGCAAAAAACCAGAACACAAGTAGAAGTATTTATACAGCAACTCGTACAAGAACGACGAAATGCCAAGATTGAGGAACTCGCAAAAGCAATCTTCGGAACCTCTGCAGTAATCAGGCTTAAAAATTACACCGAAAAAGCAAATGTTACTTTTCAGAAAAAAATGCTAGGAGGCTACATACATATTCAAGGACTTAATTTCCTTAAAGCCTTTTTGCTCGACTATTTTAAAAAAGATATTCGAGAACTCTGTGACCTACTCCTGGTTCGAGGCCAATGGTCTACTAACATCCTTTCTCAACAATTATCTGAAGGTTATCATGAACTGATGGCCATCTCTGATAAATTAATAACCTTTGATGATTCCCTGGCTGACGATGGGGACATGGGCGGCAGGCTCCGCATCGCCATGGCCAAGGCAGAACGGGATAAGGAACACATAAAATATGTGCGAACTTTATTGAAGGGTGTGAACGATGAAGCCCTTAAATTTATTAATCTGAGTGCCCAAAATCTCATCATTGTAGGAAAAAATCTAAAACAAGTATTAGAGGATTATCAGCGAACACCCCATGAACTTATCATCAACTGGAAAGATATTGAAAATTCCAGTGAAAAACCCATCGATCAGCGAATAACTGAAGTGTATAAAATTATTTATTATTTCATACAACTCATGCAATTCTTTGTTAAACAGGAACAAACACCTGGACAGTAA
- the nifJ gene encoding pyruvate:ferredoxin (flavodoxin) oxidoreductase codes for MSDKKIVMIDGNTAAAHVAHALSEVIAIYPITPSSPMGELSDEYSAQGRKNLWGTVPQVVEMQSEAGAAGAVHGALTTGALSTTFTASQGLLLMIPNMYKIAGELTSTVFHIAARALAAQGLSIFGDHSDVMACRQTGWAMLASNNVQEVMDLALIAHAATLESRVPFLHFFDGFRTSHEVQKIEELSYDLMRQLISDELVAAHRARGLTPEKPAIRGTAQNPDVYFTGRETVNKYYEAVPAIVQKYMDQFAKLTGRQYKIYQYYGAPDAERVIIIMGSGAEPVEETVDYLNKKGQKVGVLKVHLYRPFDASLFVAALPATVKAIAVMDRTKEPGSLGEPLYEDVRTAVGEAMSGGKSQFKDYPKIVGGRYGLGSAEFTPAMVKAIFDNLSQATPKNHFTVGIYDDVAFTSLEWDENFDLEEEGVHEALFYGLGSDGTVGANKNSIKIIGDATDNYAQGYFVYDSKKAGTVTVSHLRFGKKPIRKPYLVTKANFIACHKFSFIEKVDMLAKAKKGGTFLLASPYPADQVWNHLPVEVQKQIIDKELKFYVIDAVSLAEKAGMGGRINVIMQTAFFKISGVLPEAEAVELIKKSIKKTYGKKGEEVVKKNIDTIDMALAGIQQVNYPKTVSGNVKIIPPVPANAPTFVKEVIGEIIGFRGEKIPVSKMPVDGTFPTGTTKYEKRNIAEKIPVWDPETCIQCGNCTMVCPHAVIRMKAYTPDKLAGAPVTFKSTDAKGKEFEGMKFTLQVSPEDCTGCGACVNICPAKNKTNPELKAINLQPQLPLREAEAKNWDFFLKIPNTDSKLLNLNLAKGIGMKQPLFEFSGACAGCGETPYVKLLSQLFGDRAIIANATGCSSIYGGNLPTTPYAKRDDGRGPAWSNSLFEDAAEFGMGMRLTSDKLAEHAREVALEAKNAGIQAALLDKILANPQDTDEAIEEQRKLVDELKAALKKDSKPLAKNLLSLADHFIKRSVWILGGDGWAYDIGFGGLDHVIASGKNVNILVMDTEVYSNTGGQMSKATPVGAIAKFAAAGKEITKKDLGAIAMSYGYVYVAKVSMGANIAQTIKAFREAESYDGPSIIIAYSHCINHGIDMMKGMDQQKAAVTCGLWPIYRYDPRLKAQGKNPFQLDSKDPTTPVEDFMYKEVRFKALKAADPARAEALLAKAKAQIERTWKEYKYLAERPF; via the coding sequence ATGTCCGATAAGAAGATTGTTATGATCGACGGAAACACTGCGGCGGCCCATGTGGCACATGCCCTCAGTGAAGTAATTGCTATTTATCCAATTACTCCGTCCAGTCCTATGGGAGAGCTCTCCGATGAGTATTCTGCCCAGGGTCGGAAGAACCTGTGGGGCACCGTTCCCCAGGTTGTAGAAATGCAGTCAGAAGCCGGTGCGGCCGGTGCAGTCCATGGTGCACTGACCACTGGTGCTCTCAGCACTACCTTTACTGCCAGCCAGGGTCTTCTGCTGATGATTCCCAATATGTACAAAATTGCCGGCGAATTAACTTCTACCGTGTTTCATATCGCCGCCCGCGCACTGGCAGCCCAGGGTCTGTCCATTTTCGGGGACCACTCAGACGTCATGGCGTGCCGCCAGACGGGATGGGCCATGCTTGCCTCCAACAATGTGCAGGAAGTCATGGACCTTGCCCTTATTGCCCATGCAGCCACGCTGGAATCCCGGGTTCCCTTCCTGCATTTCTTTGACGGCTTCCGCACTTCCCACGAAGTACAGAAGATTGAAGAGCTTTCCTATGACCTGATGCGCCAACTCATCTCTGATGAGCTGGTTGCAGCTCATCGAGCTCGAGGCTTGACCCCTGAAAAGCCTGCAATCCGGGGTACCGCACAGAACCCTGACGTATACTTCACCGGACGTGAAACGGTCAACAAATACTATGAAGCGGTTCCAGCAATCGTACAGAAATACATGGACCAGTTTGCAAAACTTACGGGCCGCCAGTACAAGATTTACCAGTACTACGGGGCTCCCGATGCAGAACGGGTCATTATCATTATGGGTTCCGGCGCAGAACCGGTTGAAGAAACCGTAGATTACCTGAATAAGAAGGGCCAGAAAGTCGGTGTACTTAAGGTTCACCTCTATCGTCCCTTCGATGCATCCCTTTTTGTTGCAGCTCTCCCCGCAACAGTAAAAGCCATTGCGGTAATGGATCGAACGAAGGAACCGGGATCCCTCGGCGAACCCCTCTACGAAGATGTCCGGACTGCTGTAGGTGAAGCCATGAGTGGCGGCAAGAGCCAGTTCAAGGACTATCCGAAAATTGTCGGTGGCCGCTATGGTCTTGGTTCTGCAGAATTTACTCCTGCCATGGTTAAGGCAATCTTCGACAACCTGTCTCAAGCCACCCCCAAAAACCACTTTACCGTCGGCATTTACGATGATGTGGCCTTTACATCTCTAGAATGGGATGAAAACTTTGACCTTGAAGAAGAAGGGGTTCACGAAGCCCTGTTTTATGGTCTCGGTTCCGATGGTACGGTCGGAGCTAATAAAAACTCCATCAAGATTATTGGTGATGCCACGGACAACTATGCCCAGGGTTACTTTGTCTATGACTCTAAAAAGGCTGGAACCGTTACCGTTTCCCACCTGCGCTTCGGCAAAAAACCGATCCGAAAGCCCTATCTGGTCACAAAGGCAAACTTTATCGCCTGCCATAAATTCAGCTTCATCGAAAAGGTTGATATGCTTGCCAAGGCTAAAAAAGGCGGTACATTCCTCTTGGCTAGCCCCTATCCGGCAGATCAGGTATGGAACCACCTCCCTGTAGAAGTTCAGAAGCAGATCATCGACAAGGAACTTAAGTTCTATGTTATCGATGCCGTAAGCCTTGCAGAAAAGGCTGGTATGGGTGGCCGTATTAACGTCATCATGCAGACCGCTTTCTTCAAGATTTCTGGTGTACTTCCCGAAGCCGAAGCGGTAGAGCTGATCAAGAAGTCCATCAAGAAAACCTACGGGAAGAAGGGCGAAGAGGTCGTTAAGAAGAATATCGACACCATCGATATGGCCCTGGCAGGAATCCAGCAGGTGAACTATCCAAAGACCGTTTCCGGCAATGTAAAGATTATTCCTCCCGTTCCTGCAAATGCTCCTACCTTTGTTAAGGAAGTTATCGGGGAAATTATTGGATTCCGAGGTGAAAAAATCCCCGTATCCAAGATGCCCGTCGATGGCACCTTCCCCACCGGAACGACTAAATACGAGAAGCGGAATATCGCCGAAAAGATTCCTGTTTGGGATCCTGAGACCTGTATCCAGTGCGGTAACTGTACGATGGTTTGTCCCCATGCGGTTATCCGTATGAAGGCCTATACTCCGGACAAACTGGCTGGAGCCCCTGTAACCTTTAAGTCCACCGATGCCAAGGGCAAGGAATTCGAGGGCATGAAATTTACCCTCCAGGTTTCTCCCGAGGATTGTACCGGTTGCGGCGCCTGTGTAAACATCTGTCCCGCTAAGAATAAGACCAATCCTGAGCTCAAGGCAATTAACCTTCAACCCCAGCTCCCGCTCCGCGAAGCAGAAGCCAAGAACTGGGACTTCTTCCTCAAGATTCCGAACACCGATTCCAAGCTGCTTAACCTGAACCTTGCAAAGGGTATCGGGATGAAGCAACCCCTCTTTGAATTCTCCGGGGCCTGCGCTGGCTGTGGTGAGACTCCCTATGTAAAACTTCTTTCCCAGCTTTTCGGTGACCGGGCAATTATTGCGAATGCCACCGGTTGTTCCTCCATTTACGGCGGTAACCTCCCCACCACTCCCTATGCAAAACGGGATGATGGCCGCGGTCCTGCATGGTCTAACAGCCTCTTTGAAGATGCCGCAGAATTCGGTATGGGTATGCGGCTTACCAGTGATAAACTAGCAGAACATGCCCGGGAAGTTGCCCTGGAAGCAAAGAATGCTGGCATTCAGGCAGCACTGCTCGACAAGATTCTTGCTAATCCCCAGGATACCGATGAAGCAATCGAAGAACAACGGAAACTGGTTGATGAACTCAAAGCAGCCCTGAAAAAAGACAGCAAACCTCTGGCTAAGAATCTTCTCTCCCTGGCAGACCACTTTATTAAACGGTCAGTCTGGATCCTCGGTGGTGACGGTTGGGCTTACGATATCGGCTTTGGCGGCCTTGACCATGTGATTGCTTCCGGTAAGAACGTTAACATTCTGGTTATGGATACGGAAGTATATTCCAATACCGGTGGTCAAATGTCCAAGGCAACCCCGGTCGGAGCAATCGCAAAATTTGCCGCTGCCGGTAAGGAAATTACTAAGAAGGACCTGGGCGCAATCGCAATGAGCTATGGTTATGTCTATGTCGCTAAGGTATCTATGGGTGCCAATATTGCCCAGACGATTAAGGCTTTCCGGGAAGCCGAAAGCTATGACGGTCCGTCCATCATCATCGCCTACTCCCATTGTATCAACCATGGTATCGACATGATGAAAGGTATGGATCAGCAGAAAGCGGCGGTTACCTGCGGTCTCTGGCCGATTTACCGCTATGATCCCCGGCTCAAAGCCCAGGGCAAAAACCCCTTCCAGCTGGATTCTAAGGATCCGACCACACCGGTCGAAGACTTCATGTACAAGGAAGTACGGTTCAAGGCTCTTAAGGCTGCGGATCCGGCCCGTGCAGAAGCCCTGCTTGCCAAGGCAAAGGCTCAGATTGAAAGGACTTGGAAAGAGTACAAATATCTGGCTGAACGGCCTTTCTAA